The following proteins are encoded in a genomic region of Nicotiana sylvestris chromosome 4, ASM39365v2, whole genome shotgun sequence:
- the LOC104215479 gene encoding putative F-box protein At1g49610, translating to MDSPGDCSEDDGSISYSDYSEADDCRNSISSGDYSEDDGFSGCMSSDDYSEDDGFSGSISSDDCSEDDGSISSGDFSEDPPPSKKQEVSEVEGPLDDYISQLPDALLVQILSLLPTTEEAYATCVLSKRWQHLWTSVYNFYFSHFRGKTKRFLSFGDYVLAHSAASKIKKFGIHCSRLFKYKSQIGRWLSFAVDKNVEDVIIYSDPHVCILPESFFTCSSLITLHLVESCLVSDIVIAWESLTSIKLEDMVVVDTEIVNILSGCPSLENIVFHKVGGFRRLEIKSSKVKSLALEGYWLDEGYWPDDDGSGSNRSFEIFAPYLQHLELSQDFYDFRCRLVDVSSLVDAKITFDIKCFKELQDNPDQDSDDDEEDSCLDFHQGFKTLVPDYLQKLRCATRLTIGTWFTQVLCILQFKEVPIPDLKCKYLELELHLEKFNLYGAAGLLRASPLVETVLIDVENQPFDDFRCRFEFGYLEKGDNIDLQRYISSLVFPNLKDVKIVISPGMCLENHLEWGYIRKIFQLSKFLLKNALVLEKFVIVSSRRRCEICYTKCVSRYLSRLAKKLSNCPRSSANSVIIFQE from the exons ATGGACTCTCCTGGCGACTGCAGCGAAGATGACGGCAGTATTTCTTATAGCGATTACAGCGAAGCTGACGACTGTAGAAATAGTATTTCTTCCGGCGACTACAGCGAAGATGACGGTTTTAGTGGTTGTATGTCTTCCGACGACTACAGCGAAGATGACGGCTTTAGTGGTAGTATTTCTTCCGACGACTGCAGCGAAGATGACGGCAGTATTTCTTCCGGCGACTTCAGCGAAGATCCTCCACCGTCGAAGAAACAGGAAGTGAGTGAAGTTGAAGGACCCCTAGACGACTATATCAGTCAGTTGCCGGACGCACTCCTTGTTCAGATTCTCTCTCTTTTGCCTACGACAGAGGAGGCGTACGCGACATGTGTTCTCTCGAAAAGGTGGCAGCATCTCTGGACTTCTGTTTATAACTTCTATTTCAGTCATTTTCGCGGGAAAACAAAACGCTTCCTATCATTTGGTGACTATGTGTTAGCTCATTCTGCTGCTTCCAAAATTAAAAAGTTTGGGATCCACTGTAGTCGCCTGTTTAAATACAAGTCCCAAATTGGCCGATGGCTTAGTTTTGCTGTTGACAAAAATGTGGAAGATGTTATAATCTATTCTGATCCTCACGTTTGCATATTGCCTGAATCTTTCTTCACCTGTTCGTCGTTGATAACGTTGCATCTTGTAGAGAGTTGCTTGGTTTCTGATATTGTCATAGCGTGGGAGTCTCTAACGAGCATCAAGTTGGAGGATATGGTGGTAGTGGATACCGAAATTGTGAACATACTCTCTGGGTGTCCTTCACTGGAAAATATTGTATTTCATAAGGTTGGGGGCTTTCGTCGCCTGGAAATTAAATCTTCAAAAGTTAAAAGCCTGGCATTGGAAGGTTATTGGCTAGATGAAGGTTATTGGCCGGATGATGATGGAAGTGGAAGTAATCGTTCCTTCGAAATTTTTGCCCCGTATCTTCAGCACTTGGAGCTTTCACAAGATTTTTATGATTTCAGGTGTAGGCTTGTAGATGTATCCTCCTTGGTTGATGCTAAGATTACTTTCGACATTAAGTGTTTCAAAGAACTTCAGGATAATCCTGATCAAGAttctgatgatgatgaggaagacAGTTGTCTTGATTTTCATCAAGGTTTTAAGACCCTCGTCCCAGATTATCTTCAAAAGCTGAGATGTGCAACCAGGTTAACAATCGGAACTTGGTTCACTCAG GTCCTGTGCATATTGCAGTTCAAAGAGGTGCCAATTCCAGATTTAAAATGCAAATATCTAGAGCTAGAGTTGCACTTGgaaaagtttaatttgtatggaGCAGCTGGGCTTTTGCGAGCCTCACCTCTTGTGGAGACAGTCCTCATAGACGTCGAAAATCAGCCT TTTGATGATTTCAGATGCCGCTTTGAGTTTGGATATTTGGAGAAAGGTGATAACATTGATCTGCAGAGATATATTTCAAGCTTAGTCTTTCCCAACCTAAAGGATGTTAAGATTGTCATCTCCCCCGGGATGTGCTTGGAGAATCATCTCGAATGGGGATATATTAGGAAGATTTTCCAACTTTCAAAATTTCTGTTAAAGAATGCATTGGTTTTGGAGAAGTTTGTCATCGTATCAAGTAGACGAAGGTGTGAGATATGTTATACCAAATGTGTGTCCCGATATTTATCTCGATTGGCTAAGAAGCTGTCAAATTGCCCAAGATCCTCCGCCAATTCTGTGATTATCTTCCAGGAATGA